In Vanessa tameamea isolate UH-Manoa-2023 chromosome 25, ilVanTame1 primary haplotype, whole genome shotgun sequence, a single window of DNA contains:
- the LOC113391517 gene encoding uncharacterized protein LOC113391517, with protein sequence MYWIAIIITIFHVNLWKVESLLLNPIKSDKYECQPHMTYRFEDIICTCNFEGKWMSHNCRETFQYLRPDGVTAKDTLRSNMSAKYYQVKHNELPEIQKGQSCVPGKQYKMSCNTCRCGDNDTLLCTKMACLERTILKGVGDVRKYDRLKIKTKRYNKSNKKPEKEMIKKNKNSLPQLPEGDCVPDRVNDEEIAQIETRSAIDIPQLPHMGTECEPGKVYRVSCNLCFCSQGHNLLCTMKYCLNVNDYAEIHAHKLTGQPCTEDYNELCSKCKCVNNQSECNAIDRCTPSEKQTLSSTRAKIKLTLDVKKDACEPLASYKIHCNDCYCQSDGTLRCTQKVCLNYSQTKKLQERETYLEKHGL encoded by the exons ATGTATTGGATAgcgataataattacaatttttcatGTAAATTTGTGGAAAGTAGAGTCTTTATTAT TGAATCCGATTAAATCTGATAAATACGAATGTCAACCGCATATGACCTATAGATTTGAAGATATCATCTGCACttgtaactttgaaggaaaatggATGTCTCATAACTGCAGGGAAACTTTCCAGTACCTTCGACCCGATGGAGTCACGGCCAAAGATACTTTAAGATCAAATATGAGTG ctaAATATTATCAAGTCAAACATAACGAATTGCCAGAGATTCAAAAAGGGCAGAGCTGTGTGCCcggtaaacaatataaaatgtccTGCAACACGTGCAGATGCGGAGACAATGACACCCTTTTGTGTACCAAAATGGCTTGTCTGGAGAGGACGATACTAAAGGGAGTTGGAGATGTTAGAAAATATGAtcgattgaaaataaaaacgaaaagaTATAACAAATCGAATAAGAAACCAGAGAAAGAAatgattaagaaaaataaaaacagtttaccACAATTACCCGAAGGCGACTGTGTTCCTG ATCGAGTAAATGATGAGGAAATCGCTCAAATCGAAACTCGTTCAGCGATAGATATACCACAGTTGCCGCACATGGGCACTGAATGTGAGCCCGGAAAAGTATATCGCGTGTCGTGTAACCTTTGCTTCTGTTCACAAGGACATAACCTCCTTTGTACGATGAAGTATTGTTTGAATGTGAACGATTATGCGGAAATCCATGCCCACAAACTCACAG GGCAGCCATGTACAGAGGATTACAATGAACTTTGCAGTAAATGTAAATGTGTAAACAATCAAAGCGAATGTAATGCGATAGACAGATGTACTCCGTCCGAAAAACAGACACTGTCTTCGACTCgggctaaaataaaattaaccctCGATGTTAAGAAGGATGCCTGTGAACCTTTAGCGtcttataa aatccaTTGTAACGATTGCTACTGCCAATCGGACGGCACTTTACGGTGTACTCAGAAAGTCTGTCTAAATTATTCGCAGACAAAAAAATTGCAGGAAAGAGAAACTTATTTGGAAAAACATGGTCTTTGA